The Podospora pseudocomata strain CBS 415.72m chromosome 1 map unlocalized CBS415.72m_1, whole genome shotgun sequence genome has a segment encoding these proteins:
- a CDS encoding uncharacterized protein (COG:S; EggNog:ENOG503P40J): MALSPMQFALIQAAVIGSLSNIIAQVIAAQRDNKPITINLLSLFQYVLFGLVNTPPNILWQEYLESTFPSYHPSPTPEAIASASKGSEAELDAEEKEGKLVEPKLNRRNTAIKTLLDQTAGAAVNTFLYSMFMNGIQMGMAHHELEAQTSLGFLFGEKGVVRAQDVNWGVVWERTRGEFWGIVKAGWKFWPVISLVNFTFLKSVEMRNLVGGLAGVGWGVYVNLFAGN, translated from the exons ATGGCGCTCTCACCTATGCAATTCGCGCTCATACAAGCCGCCGTGATCGGCTCCCTATCCAACATCATAGCCCAGGTCATTGCCGCTCAGAGAGATAAC AAACCAATCAcaatcaacctcctctccctcttccaatacgtcctcttcggcctggtcaacaccccccccaacaTCCTCTGGCAGGAATACCTCGAGTCCACCTTCCCTTCttaccacccctcccccaccccggAAGCCATCGCCTCCGCGTCAAAGGGTTCAGAAGCGGAACtcgacgccgaggagaaggaagggaaaCTTGTCGAGCCAAAGCTGAACAGGCGGAACACCGCCATTAAGACCCTGCTAGATCAGACGGCCGGCGCGGCGGTGAACACGTTTTTGTACTCGATGTTTATGAACGGGATTCAAATGGGCATGGCACACCACGAACTAGAGGCACAGACGAGCCTTGGGTTTCTGTTTGGGGAAAAGGGCGTGGTGAGGGCTCAAGATGTGAActggggggttgtgtgggaGAGGACAAGGGGGGAGTTTTGGGGGATTGTCAAGGCGGGGTGGAAGTTTTGGCCGGTGATCAGTTTGGTGAACTTTACGTTTTTGAAGAGCGTGGAGATGAGGAatttggttggggggttggcgggggttgggtggggggtttaTGTTAATTTGTTTGCTGGGAATTGA
- the hrf1 gene encoding Protein transport protein yif1 (BUSCO:EOG09264P74; COG:S; EggNog:ENOG503NX76): protein MQRPTYGQSPPLHHPVPQHVSTVPQLRSPPPLTSQPQGHGYDGSPYPQQQQQAPPGGNMFAQYGNFMNDPTAQIATQFGQTAFRQGQDYLEKNVNRLVNVSALKHYFNVTNSYVINKLFLVLFPWRHKPWTRRQASEVGAGGGQEAWFYLPPRDDINSPDMYIPVMSIVTYVFLRTLFAGFRGEFEPQLFGSVATIAIVMMILEILALRIGCYLLNISNQSQLLDLMAYSGYKFVGVIVTIAVSEIFNRGKGTGGWVGWTLFVYTCLANSLFLMRSLKYVLLPENNNTNQGPMQTMHPLDSRAKRSQRTQFLFAYSYPVQALLMWILCRP, encoded by the exons ATGCAGCGACCGACGTATGGGCAATCGCCTCCGCTACACCACCCAGTCCCGCAACACGTCTCGACCGTCCCCCAACTTCGATCACCTCCTCCGCTAACATCGCAGCCCCAGGGCCACGGGTACGATGGGAGTCCTTAtccgcagcaacagcagcaagcgcCGCCGGGCGGTAACATGTTTGCGCAATATGGCAACTTCATGAATGACCCAACTGCGCAAATAGCTACGCAGTTTGGCCAGACAGCATTCCGGCAGGGCCAGGACTATCTAGAGAAAAAT GTCAATCGCTTGGTCAACGTCTCGGCACTGAAGCACTATTTCAACGTGACGAACTCGTACGTTATCAACAAGCTCTTTTTGGTCCTCTTTCCATGGCGACACAAGCCATGGACGCGTCGCCAGGCATCCGAGGTtggtgctggcggcggccagGAAGCATGGTTCTACCTCCCCCCTCGAGACGACATCAACAGTCCCGACATGTACATCCCGGTCATGTCAATCGTCACATACGTCTTTCTACGAACTCTTTTTGCCGGCTTCCGAGGCGAGTTCGAACCCCAGCTGTTCGGCAGCGTCGCTACGATCGCGATCGTGATGATGATTCTGGAAATTTTGGCCCTTAGAATAGGGTGCTATCTCCTGAATATCTCCAACCAGTCGCAGCTGCTGGATCTTATGGCCTACAGCGGCTACAAGTTCGTGGGAGTTATTGTGACGATTGCGGTGTCGGAGATCTTCAATAGGGGCAAGGGTACCGGCGGCTGGGTGGGCTGGACTTTGTTTGTCTACACATGCTTGGCTAACTCGTTGTTCCTG ATGCGCTCTCTCAAGTACGTCCTTCTGCcagaaaacaacaacaccaaccaagGCCCCATGCAGACCATGCACCCCCTCGACTCGCGGGCGAAACGAAGCCAGCGAACACAGTTTTTGTTTGCGTATTCGTATCCTGTGCAGGCTCTCCTCATGTGGATTCTCTGCAGGCCATAA
- a CDS encoding uncharacterized protein (COG:U; EggNog:ENOG503NWSW), giving the protein MLDTFEILTTSGVVLWSRTYAAVSPSVVNNFINDIFIEEKSSVAGAKNGASAAENPPYKHDQHTLRWTIEKELGIIFVAVYRSLLHISWIDKLVDNIRAIFVGLYRDELTKPNTTIVECLTFDQYFDQQLRELEQAGGKSDTRALKSEVLSEDTGDEPPSPPNNRGQQALRGVSPGSSPNVSRPGTPGASHLLVAKAGPGAKLSRRARKMQNTTSAPASSGDEGPARKAKAKPMKRGRKWDADGLADEDDGVQLDYSVPTLTSDSEAEPGARPGAVEEVDASTWGSQTKGKFVLRDLGDEVNSILADADTKKNAATKTDAPSGLVGTGLSAIGGLFRNVVGGKVLTKQDLDKAMKGMEEHLLKKNVAREAAIRLCEGVEKELVGVKTGSFESINARIQKAMEASLTKMLTPTSSLDLLREIDAITSPSATSLRKARPYVMSIVGVNGVGKSTNLSKICFFLLQNKYKVLIAAGDTFRSGAVEQLAVHVRNLKELTAREGGQVELYQKGYGKDAATVAKDAVAYAAQEGFNVVLIDTAGRRHNDQRLMSSLEKFAKFAQPDKILMVGEALVGTDSVAQARNFNAAFGSGRSLDGFIISKCDTVGDMVGTLVSIVHATNVPVLFVGVGQHYSDLRNFSVKWAVEKLLSSA; this is encoded by the exons ATGCTGGACACTTTCGAAATTCTGACCACGTCCGGAGTGGTCCTCTGGTCAAGGACTTACGCCGCTGTCAGCCCATCCGTGGTCAACAACTTCATCAATGACATCTTTATCGAGGAGAAGAGTTCAGTTGCCGGCGCAAAGAACGGTGCTTCTGCCGCTGAGAACCCTCCGTACAAACATGACCAACACACTTTGCGCTGGACCATCGAAAAGGAATTGGGCATCATTTTCGTT GCCGTGTACCGTTCTCTGCTCCACATCTCCTGGATCGATAAACTGGTCGACAACATCAGGGCTATCTTCGTTGGCCTCTATCGTGACGAGTTGACCAAGCCGAATACCACCATCGTCGAGTGCCTCACCTTTGACCAGTATTTTGACCAACAACTTCGAGAGCTTGAACAGGCCGGTGGCAAATCGGACACGCGCGCACTGAAAAGTGAAGTGTTATCCGAAGATACGGGCGATgagcctccctccccaccaaacaACCGCGGCCAACAAGCCCTCCGCGGGGTATCACCAGGCTCGAGTCCAAATGTTTCGCGCCCAGGTACCCCCGGCGCAAGCCATCTGCTGGTCGCCAAGGCTGGACCGGGGGCGAAATTGTCCAGAAGAGCGAGAAAAATGCAGAATACCACCTCAGCTCCAGCATCGTCTGGTGACGAAGGCCCGGCCAggaaggccaaggccaagccaATGAAGCGCGGGAGGAAATGGGATGCCGATGGGCTTGCTGATGAAGACGATGGTGTTCAGCTTGACTACTCGGttcccaccctcaccagTGATAGTGAAGCTGAGCCCGGTGCGAGACCAGGGGCCGTAGAAGAGGTGGACGCGTCGACATGGGGTTCCCAGACCAAGGGGAAGTTTGTCCTGAGAGACTTGGGCGATGAAGTCAACTCGATTCTGGCTGATGCCGATACGAAGAAGAACGCTGCTACCAAGACCGACGCGCCTAGTGGTCTCGTAGGCACTGGTCTCAGTGCTATCGGAGGGTTGTTCAGGAACGTGGTGGGCGGAAAGGTTTTGACAAAGCAAGACCTGGATAAGGCGATGAAGGGAATGGAGGAGCATTTGCTCAAAAAGAACGTTGCGCGCGAGGCAGCGATACGTCTTtgcgagggtgttgagaaAGAACTGGTGGGGGTGAAAACTGGCAGCTTTGAAA GTATCAACGCAAGGATACAGAAAGCTATGGAGGCTTCCCTGACGAAAATGCTtacaccaacatcatcactcgATCTCTTGAGAGAAATCGACGCGATTACCTCGCCTTCTGCGACATCGCTCCGCAAGGCCCGGCCATACGTCATGTCTATCGTCGGTGTCAACGGCGTAGGCAAGTCGACAAATCTCTCCAAAatctgcttctttttgttgcaGAACAAGTACAAGGTTCTCATTGCTGCCGGTGACACGTTCCGTTCCGGTGCCGTTGAACAGCTCGCTGTCCACGTGCGCAACCTGAAAGAATTGACTGCCCGTGAAGGTGGCCAAGTTGAGCTGTACCAGAAGGGCTATGGCAAGGATGCCGCTACTGTGGCCAAGGATGCCGTCGCGTATGCGGCACAAGAGGGATTCAACGTGGTTCTCATCGATACCGCGGGGCGTAGACACAACGACCAAAGATTGATGAGCTCCCTGGAGAAGTTTGCCAAGTTTGCGCAACCAGACAagattttgatggttggcgaG GCACTTGTCGGCACAGACTCCGTTGCTCAGGCCCGGAACTTCAATGCGGCTTTTGGATCTGGTCGTTCCCTGGACGGGTTCATCATCTCGAAATGCGACACTGTCGGAGACATGGTCGGGACTTTGGTCAGCATCGTACATGCCACCAATGTTCCGGTTCTGTTCGTCGGCGTTGGCCAACACTACTCTGATTTGAGGAACTTCTCAGTCAAGTGGGCTGTTGAGAAGTTGCTGAGTAGTGCATGA
- the MEC1 gene encoding serine/threonine-protein kinase M1 (COG:B; COG:D; COG:L; COG:T; BUSCO:EOG092600SD; EggNog:ENOG503NVRB) yields the protein MTPDSRGRTARSTQHGFSNNTLPHGAPPPSTLAAQIVENISSTSRKSHLSDASTEELKHLQSLVENYNAKSEDIKTPAEQVEYNHLLVYMIGSVSLKVLYWDDPFSTQEKLHEGAIAAFGFLRTTLTETPSVLKCATDGTKYLNMGEEPLWLWIFPRLLKILAHRRARAITDQVEALFDYILELVEDNVEIWDLGLPLMQYFRATLDSILDIFDPNSSTTRTSPVQIELPPSAFLKSVSETPILNCTFPLQGEENAIHFATSLLSIIQRAIIPGPEANISVLYGNHTIWVLDLFQPLSLLVATLPVPSETRVSKIVQMSLELAEAYNKLGATDAIFKHKANATLALVCNNVIKNPQQLLTQDDEGVDARRVMCLAFVHLAKAAIAHAPTSSLISCGLFGISKVLTMENAVIGADTDFSRAVELLAQATVNPAFKGFTAEIQTGNYVDAALKQQVEKLLAKNNPPQASSQPPPKRRKTDSSSVASGVLGDIHGRLCQLFETDPEMDLGDILNHLADAYPQLSEADQCWLIELISRLFCAADNTLTVHKHSTPSTLKFRCLYCSGTSNMTPVSGYDADIKNLALSSFSKLILLQEFVESRRPRIFAMIALRRIARHVPNGEFWDNGKSAPGKWCLQSLSSSVRELRIAAGRALPIFLANFSATEVDNSVIKRNTARTIGLLKSISDQNVISLQETCIMAWGQVGRVVADTELNLVLVKLVEYLGHHNMMVSTVAFNEIINLAESHDVTIASLFRPFWPSLAFSVVKDLVSRPQTTQLVAELLQISVHNLLKMLQKHALPWLVLGKKREVIQKIAEARGEKDCWQPCVDAENLPSILALLLVQDVPNVESYAMELLQHTSAHLNKSPLVDLLRTGPMMIALELFKYAAAANDDRKPQVRTALVTMANLITGTPKDKKMSKTDVIGRFLQPYALGVATRLVENINDSHNVHPPPQERKLCIRAMEVMIRVCSSYASIARTQISACLVTALAHDELRSAAFSCWASMLTCMEDTDLEALLEATFYLIRFYYSSCDEETKQFLKSLLQDLLSKNRQIIMEYSIKLPSLGEIDELRDISEEVEGLRPRLTIKETFAVFSQRLGHENPGVVEYALTELVPYLEKHQEYLQTSAISERPDAILTTLTRSILDCSVKYNGWQPSITRSCAEALGLIGCLDSNRLETTREQQHIVVIHNFEDASETTDFVAFVLENVLVKAFQSTTDTKFQGYLSYAMQVLLERTDFKVAFQMAGEGESEPVYRRWLAFAESTRETLIPLLSSSFLLAPLPKQSTEYPIFKPGKKSYSAWLKAIVFDLLRCTQNAFSEMIFEPLCRLIKVKDLTVTEFLLPFVVMHVILGQPDSSVFSPKIKAELLAILKYHPPSTASYVEKEQTKLYYQAVFRIIDYFKRWLQIRKLKATTPRAQKQVAWVEDVLDSLDPKLLSQRAVDCGEYARALYFLEPHLENLDKKKPQEVRKVDEDYRLRDTLQNIYTQIDDPDGLEGVSAHLGTVTLDQQALNHRKAGRWTAAQTWYEIRLAESPEDTDIQVDLLTCLKESGQHDVLLNYVEGMKRSSATVNRIAPFAVEASWATGRWETLEKYLGLYNAGDVSEVFDLGVGQALLSLKKRDMGGFKEHIQILRDKVAGSMTYSATSSLRACHEAMLRCHVLSDLEMIASNKALEGDNQAVLATLDRRLQVLGAYVGDKQYLLGVRRAAMELMRPKYGNEDISALWLLSGKLARKAGSMHQSFNAVLHAQQLGDASAIIENARLLYKDGHHRKAIQILEMAIKENSFIDKAVGPVPPSSARSQESHRNMLTATAQLLLAKWLDSTGQTHAGALRAQYQQAAKTHSRWEKGHYYLGRHYKKLLESEKGLDPEQQSDEYITGETAKLVIENYLRSLNFGSKYISQTFPRILTLFLELGSQVNKTPDGKVTFSRELYQRRRDILTELCAKFHKQLETMPAYICYTSLPQITARIGHPSPDVFKVLEDMIVRVVNAYPRQALWNVFPFMANPSRQPNDRQRRAIKILNTIKTSSPDIKAFLRAGEKLAEQLLVACNNGHFQSNRTTTASITRDLFFNHKCTPCPLVVPVETSLTATLPTLTDNVRRHKPFSRDAVTIEAFLDHVLVLGSLAKPRKLTARGSDGKLYGLLIKPKDDLRTDQRLMEFNSLINRSLKRDVESSRRQLYIRTYAVTPLNEECGIIEWVDGLKTLREILLSIYRGRNISPNYTQLAQLMKQACAGDNNTHIYTETIIGMFPPVLGEWFVSQFPNPSSWFAARLKYTRSCAVMSMVGTILGLGDRHGENVLLEEGNGGVFHVDFNCLFDKGRTFTQPECVPFRLTHNMQYAMGVYRYEGPFRHCSELTLRILRQQEETLMSILEAFIYDPTLDLQRGSKRTKEVVKLNPTSVVASIKRKVEGLLPEESIPLGVEGQVDMLIKEATNPRNLAAMYIGWCPFL from the exons ATGACACCCGACTCGCGCGGCAGGACTGCCCGGTCCACACAGCATGGATTTAGCAACAATACGCTCCCCCATGGAGCACCCCCTCCATCGACCCTCGCTGCCCAGATCGTAGAGAACATCTCGTCGACATCGCGAAAGTCGCACTTGAGTGACGCTTCGACCGAAGAACTGAAGCATCTTCAGAGTCTCGTGGAAAATTACAACGCCAAATCCGAAGACATCAAGACACCAGCAGAGCAAGTCGAGTACAATCATCTACTGGTGTACATGATCGGATCTGTCTCTCTCAAAGTCCTTTACTGGGACGACCCATTTTCAACCCAAGAGAAACTACACGAAGGCGCCATTGCAGCTTTCGGCTTCCTAAGAACCACTTTAACGGAGACGCCTTCCGTCTTGAAGTGCGCCACCGACGGGACGAAATACCTAAATATGGGCGAGGAGCCTCTGTGGCTATGGATATTTCCACGACTGCTCAAGATACTGGCACATAGGAGGGCGCGGGCTATCACTGATCAAGTTGAAGCACTCTTCGATTACATCCTGGAGCTTGTAGAGGATAATGTAGAAATTTGGGACCTCGGTTTGCCGCTTATGCAGTACTTCCGTGCAACCCTTGACA GTATTCTTGACATTTTTGACCCAAATTCCTCGACGACCAGAACTTCTCCTGTCCAAATCGAGCTGCCCCCAAGCGCATTTTTGAAATCAGTCTCTGAAACCCCGATCTTGAATTGCACATTCCCTCTCCAGGGTGAAGAAAATGCTATCCATTTTGCTACCAGCCTTCTTTCAATCATCCAACGCGCCATCATTCCCGGGCCTGAGGCCAATATCTCTGTTCTTTACGGCAATCATACCATCTGGGTCTTGGATCTTTTCCAGCCGCTCAGTCTCCTCGTGGCAACTTTGCCAGTCCCCTCGGAGACTAGGGTTTCGAAAATTGTTCAGATGTCTCTTGAGTTGGCAGAGGCATACAACAAACTTGGCGCCACGGATGCAATCTTCAAGCACAAGGCTAATGCCACTCTTGCTTTAGTATGCAACAACGTGATCAAAAATCCCCAACAACTACTCACCCAAGACGATGAAGGAGTAGATGCAAGGCGCGTGATGTGTCTTGCTTTTGTTCATCTAGCGAAAGCTGCCATTGCTCATGCACCAACATCAAGTCTTATCTCTTGTGGTCTTTTTGGGATTTCAAAAGTACTGACGATGGAGAATGCTGTCATTGGGGCTGATACGGATTTCTCA CGAGCTGTCGAGCTTTTGGCGCAAGCAACCGTAAACCCAGCTTTCAAGGGCTTTACCGCTGAGATTCAAACAGGCAACTATGTGGATGCAGCACTGAAGCAACAGGTAGAAAAGCTTTTGGCCAAGAACAACCCGCCACAAGCATcctcacaacctccaccgAAACGTAGGAAAACGGACTCTTCATCAGTAGCGTCCGGAGTTTTGGGTGATATTCATGGGCGACTCTGCCAGCTATTCGAGACAGATCCGGAAATGGACCTCGGAGATATCTTGAACCACTTAGCGGACGCCTACCCTCAGCTTAGCGAAGCCGATCAGTGCTGGCTTATTGAACTTATATCACGTCTGTTCTGCGCGGCAGATAATACATTGACAGTTCACAAGCACAGCACTCCCTCGACTCTCAAATTCCGGTGTTTGTATTGCTCTGGTACCAGCAATATGACGCCGGTCTCAGGTTATGATGCGGATATCAAGAACCTCGCACTAAGCTCTTTCAGTAAATTAATTCTGTTGCAAGAATTTGTCGAATCCAGGCGGCCTCGTATCTTTGCGATGATAGCTCTTCGACGAATAGCTAGGCACGTACCGAATGGGGAGTTTTGGGACAATGGAAAGTCGGCTCCTGGGAAGTGGTGCCTACAATCTCTGAGCAGCTCGGTCAGAGAGCTTCGTATTGCTGCTGGACGGGCGTTGCCCATTTTTCTTGCCAATTTCTCAGCCACCGAGGTGGATAACAGCGTTATCAAAAGAAACACGGCCCGTACTATCGGACTTCTCAAATCAATATCTGACCAAAACGTCATCTCCTTGCAGGAAACTTGCATTATGGCATGGGGCCAAGTTGGGCGAGTGGTGGCGGACACGGAGTTgaacctcgtcctcgtcaaaCTGGTCGAGTATCTCGGGCACCACAACATGATGGTATCAACCGTTGCGTTCAACGAGATTATAAACCTTGCGGAATCTCATGATGTCACGATTGCCAGCCTCTTCCGGCCTTTCTGGCCAAGTTTGGCGTTTTCAGTCGTCAAGGACCTCGTGTCAAGGCCACAGACCACACAGCTGGTTGCTGAACTTCTTCAGATAAGCGTTCATAACCTTTTGAAGATGTTGCAAAAGCATGCGTTGCCGTGGTTGGTTCTCGGCAAAAAACGCGAGGTCATTCAAAAGATTGCTGAAGCAAGGGGCGAAAAGGACTGCTGGCAGCCTTGTGTTGATGCTGAAAACCTACCGTCTATACTTGCACTTCTCCTTGTACAAGACGTACCGAACGTGGAATCGTACGCGATGGAGCTGCTTCAACATACATCTGCGCATCTTAACAAGTCTCCCCTGGTGGATTTACTTCGAACGGGGCCCATGATGATTGCTTTAGAGTTGTTCAAATATGCCGCCGCTGCGAACGACGATCGAAAGCCTCAG GTACGAACAGCACTTGTCACAATGGCGAACCTGATCACCGGAACGCCAAAGGACAAAAAGATGAGCAAGACAGATGTTATCGGGCGCTTTCTTCAACCCTATGCCTTGGGCGTCGCTACGCGGCTAGTCGAGAACATCAATGATTCTCACAATgtacatcctcctccacaggaGCGAAAATTGTGCATTCGCGCAATGGAGGTAATGATTAGGGTGTGTTCTTCATACGCCAGCATTGCCCGTACCCAA ATATCGGCTTGCTTGGTGACTGCGCTGGCCCACGATGAACTCCGGTCAGCAGCCTTTTCATGTTGGGCATCCATGCTCACGTGTATGGAGGACACCGACCTGGAAGCACTACTCGAAGCGACGTTTTACCTTATCAGGTTCTACTACAGTTCCTGCGATGAAGAAACCAAACAATTCCTCAAGTCTCTGTTGCAAGATCTGCTTTCTAAGAACAGACAGATCATCATGGAGTACTCCATCAAGCTTCCCTCGCTCGGTGAAATTGATGAGCTGCGGGATATCAGTGAGGAAGTCGAAGGCCTTCGCCCGCGCTTGACGATCAAGGAGACCTTTGCCGTATTCTCACAGCGTTTGGGCCATGAAAACCCCGGTGTTGTCGAGTACGCGTTGACTGAACTGGTGCCATATCTGGAGAAGCACCAGGAATATCTCCAAACCTCAGCCATTAGCGAACGTCCGGATGCTATCCTCACAACCTTGACTCGTTCAATCTTGGACTGCTCGGTCAAGTACAACGGATGGCAACCATCTATTACGCGGTCATGCGCTGAAGCTCTCGGGCTCATAGGTTGCTTGGACTCCAATCGTCTGGAAACTACGCGGGAGCAGCAACACATTGTCGTCATTCACAACTTTGAGGACGCAAGCGAGACCACTGACTTTGTGGCCTTTGTGCTGGAGAATGTCCTGGTCAAAGCCTTCCAGTCGACAACCGACACCAAATTCCAGGGATACCTCTCTTATGCCATGCAGGTTCTCCTCGAGAGAACCGACTTTAAAGTTGCCTTCCAGATGGCTGGTGAAGGAGAAAGCGAGCCGGTCTATAGGAGATGGCTCGCCTTTGCGGAAAGCACTCGCGAAACCCTTATCCCGCTTTtatcttcctccttcttgcttGCGCCCTTGCCTAAGCAGTCCACTGAATACCCGATCTTCAAACCGGGGAAGAAGTCATATTCCGCATGGCTCAAAGCTATCGTGTTTGATCTGCTGCGCTGCACTCAGAACGCTTTTAGTGAGATGATCTTTGAGCCGCTGTGCCGGTTGATCAAGGTCAAAGATCTCACGGTTACTGAATTTTTGCTGCCTTTTGTGGTCATGCATGTCATCCTGGGCCAACCGGACTCTTCGGTGTTCAGTCCAAAGATCAAGGCTGAGTTGTTGGCTATTCTGAAATACCACCCGCCAAGCACAGCCTCGTACGTCGAGAAGGAGCAGACAAAGCTCTATTACCAGGCGGTGTTCCGCATTATCGACTACTTCAAGAGATGGCTGCAAATTAGGAAACTGAAGGCGACCACACCAAGGGCCCAGAAACAGGTCGCCTGGGTTGAGGATGTTCTCGACTCTCTCGATCCAAAGTTGCTTTCGCAGCGAGCTGTCGATTGCGGTGAGTATGCCAGAGCTCTTTACTTTCTGGAGCCGCACCTGGAGAATCTCGATAAGAAAAAGCCACAGGAAGTACGGAAAGTCGACGAAGACTATCGGTTGCGTGACACTCTTCAGAACATTTACACGCAAATCGACGACCCAGATGGTTTGGAAGGTGTCTCGGCTCATCTGGGCACGGTCACTTTGGACCAGCAAGCCCTCAACCATCGGAAAGCTGGCCGCTGGACAGCAGCCCAGACATGGTATGAGATTCGACTGGCGGAATCTCCCGAGGACACTGATATTCAGGTTGATCTCCTCACCTGTCTCAAAGAATCAGGCCAGCATGACGTTTTGCTCAACTACGTGGAGGGCATGAAGAGGTCTTCAGCGACGGTCAACAGGATAGCGCCCTTTGCGGTGGAAGCCTCGTGGGCCACGGGGCGGTGGGAAACACTGGAGAAGTACCTTGGGCTTTACAATGCAGGCGATGTTTCGGAGGTTTTCgatcttggggttgggcaaGCTTTGCTTtcgctgaagaagagggatATGGGGGGATTCAAGGAGCATATCCAGATTTTGCGGGACAAGGTGGCGGGGTCAATGACTTACTCGGCGACGTCGTCGTTGAGGGCTTGCCATGAGGCTATGCTGAGATGTCATGTGCTAAGCGATCTTGAGATGATTGCTAGCAATAAGGCTTTGGAAGGTGACAATCAGGCGGTTCTTGCGACGCTGGATCGGAGGTTGCAGGTGCTTGGTGCTTATGTTGGGGATAAGCAGTATTTGCTTGgtgtgaggagggcggctaTGGAGTTGATGAG ACCGAAATATGGCAACGAGGATATATCGGCACTCTGGCTCCTGAGCGGTAAGCTGGCGAGGAAGGCCGGCTCCATGCATCAGTCGTTCAACGCAGTGCTGCATGCTCAACAACTCGGCGATGCTTCTGCTATCATTGAGAACGCTCGTCTGCTGTACAAGGATGGACATCATCGCAAAGCTATTCAGATACTGGAGATGGCGATCAAGGAGAACTCCTTCATCGACAAAGCAGTTGGACCCGTTCCTCCGAGCTCGGCCAGAAGCCAAGAGTCCCATCGCAATATGTTGACGGCGACAGCGCAGCTTCTTTTGGCCAAATGGCTTGATTCCACCGGCCAAACGCATGCGGGCGCATTGCGGGCACAGTATCAGCAAGCAGCGAAGACGCATTCACGCTGGGAGAAGGGTCATTACTACCTTGGGCGTCATTACAAGAAGCTTTTGGAGTCGGAGAAAGGCCTGGATCCGGAGCAACAGAGTGATGAGTACATCACTGGAGAGACAGCCAAGCTCGTCATTGAGAACTATCTCCGTTCGCTCAACTTTGGGTCAAAGTACATTTCTCAAACCTTTCCCCGAATTCTGACGCTATTCCTGGAACTCGGATCTCAGGTCAACAAAACTCCAGACGGCAAGGTGACGTTTTCCAGAGAATTGTACCAGCGACGACGTGACATTCTCACTGAGCTCTGCGCAAAATTCCACAAGCAACTGGAGACCATGCCTGCATATATTTGCTATACATCCTTGCCTCAAATCACTGCCCGGATAGGACACCCAAGCCCGGATGTCTTCAAAGTACTGGAGGACATGATTGTCAGGGTGGTGAACGCCTATCCTAGGCAGGCCCTCTGGAACGTCTTCCCTTTCATGGCGAATCCCAGCAGGCAACCAAACGACCGCCAAAGGAGGGCAATCAAGATATTGAACACGATCAAGACGTCCAGCCCGGACATTAAGGCGTTTTTGAGAGCAGGGGAGAAGTTAGCCGAACAACTGCTCGTGGCTTGCAACAATGGACACTTTCAGAGCAACAGGACAACGACGGCGAGCATCACTAGGGATTTGTTCTTTAACCACAAGTGCACGCCTTGCCCGCTGGTCGTTCCGGTTGAGACCAGTTTGACTGCCACGTTGCCGACTTTGACAGACAATGTCAGGAGGCACAAGCCATTTTCTCGGGATGCTGTCACGATTGAGGCGTTCCTTGACCATGtcttggttttggggtcACTGGCAAAGCCACGGAAGTTGACAGCCCGTGGATCAGATGGCAAGCTTTATGGTCTACTGATCAAACCCAAGGACGATCTGCGTACAGACCAGCGCCTAATGGAGTTTAACTCGCTCATCAATCGCTCGCTTAAACGGGACGTGGAATCCAGCCGAAGGCAGCTCTACATCAGGACATATGCTGTCACGCCCCTCAACGAAGAATGCGGCATCATCGAATGGGTCGACGGGCTGAAGACATTGCGCGAAATTTTGCTGAGCATCTATAGGGGGAGGAACATCTCGCCAAACTACACCCAGCTCGCGCAACTGATGAAGCAGGCTTGCGCCGGGGACAACAACACGCACATCTATACCGAGACGATCATCGGGATGTTCCCGCCCGTGTTGGGGGAGTGGTTCGTCTCGCAGTTTCCCAACCCTTCATCTTGGTTCGCGGCGAGGCTGAAGTACACGCGGTCGTGTGCGGTCATGTCGATGGTGGGGACGATTCTCGGGTTGGGTGACCGGCACGGAGAGAATGTCttgcttgaggaggggaacGGGGGCGTTTTCCACGTGGATTTCAACTGTCTTTTTGACAAGGGGAGGACGTTTACCCAGCCCGAGTGTGTGCCGTTCAGGTTGACGCACAATATGCAGTATGCCATGGGGGTGTATCGGTATGAAGGGCCGTTTAGGCACTGCAGCGAGCTGACGTTGAGAATACTCAGGCAACAAGAGGAGACGTTGATGAGTATTTTGGAGGCGTTTATTTATGATCCGACGCTAGATCTGCAGAGGGGGAGCAAGAGGACgaaggaggtggtcaagTTGAATCCTACGAGTGTGGTGGCGAGCATTAagaggaaggtggaggggttgctgcCGGAGGAGAGCATACCgctgggggtggaggggcaggtgGATATGCTGATCAAGGAGGCGACCAACCCGAGGAATTTGGCGGCGATGTATATTGGGTGGTGTCCGTTTTTGTAA